One window of Hymenobacter sp. BRD128 genomic DNA carries:
- a CDS encoding carboxypeptidase-like regulatory domain-containing protein, translated as MLGSSRVAAQTRGSYYAGPLPAASSATTAAQPGRAAAPAPAPPTGGLLTIRGTVTDSATHEGLPGVTVLLKGTDTGVSTDVNGAFALPVAASTTPIHLIFSSVGFTSQEKVVAASSQPLTVALAADTRMLAGEVVIIGGVYQRPWPWHPRRFFNWGKYWVTKPFRP; from the coding sequence GTGCTCGGCAGCAGCCGGGTAGCGGCACAAACGCGCGGCAGCTACTACGCCGGGCCGCTGCCAGCGGCCAGCAGCGCCACTACCGCGGCGCAGCCCGGCCGCGCCGCTGCGCCCGCACCAGCCCCGCCCACCGGCGGGCTCCTAACGATACGCGGCACCGTGACCGACTCGGCCACGCACGAAGGCCTGCCGGGCGTGACGGTGCTGCTGAAGGGCACTGATACGGGCGTTTCGACTGATGTCAACGGAGCCTTTGCGTTGCCGGTGGCGGCTAGCACTACGCCTATACACCTCATTTTTAGTTCCGTAGGTTTTACCAGCCAGGAGAAAGTGGTAGCGGCGAGTAGCCAGCCGCTCACGGTAGCGCTAGCCGCTGACACTCGTATGCTGGCGGGCGAAGTAGTCATCATCGGCGGCGTTTATCAGCGCCCGTGGCCCTGGCACCCGCGCCGCTTCTTCAACTGGGGTAAGTATTGGGTTACCAAGCCATTTCGGCCTTAA
- a CDS encoding amino acid permease, producing MLANPPADADGHGGAPGGLARHLTVRDLTGLGIAAIIGAGIFSTIGQASLNGGPAVSLLFVFTAVACAFSALCYAQFAATIPVSGSAYTYAYTSFGELAAWIIGWALIMEYAVGNIVVAISWSDYFTGLLDGIGLHIPRWLTMGTQSAHAGYEAVMGLMQAGKPLAAATPAQLDAYYAWAQAPELPGGFRLVVDLPAFLITVAITALVYVGIKESKNVSNLLVALKLAVVAIVIAVGVFYVQPANWHPFAPNGIGGVLKSVSAVFFAYIGFDAISTTAEECKNPQRDLPKAMMYALIICTVLYVFITMVLTGMVNYKELGVGDPLSFVFAKVGLTWFSKIVAVSAVFAMTSVLLVFQLGQPRIWLTMSRDGLLPPVFAKVHPTFHTPSFSTIVTGIFVGVPALFLNMDLVVDLTSIGTLFAFALVCGGILIIDPYGKSDARFTVPYISGRWLVPLLLLAAGWLLWRYDHDTIVKLIEDVNGSTAARSGEGYYSVFRHQIPYLVFILASLAIAVVTFQKKLSLLPVLGLLTNLYLMTQLGINNWTMFLIWLLIGLAIYFGYGYKHSKLNKSAA from the coding sequence ATCCTGGCTAATCCGCCCGCCGACGCCGACGGCCACGGCGGTGCCCCCGGCGGGCTAGCCCGCCACCTCACCGTGCGCGACCTCACCGGCCTCGGCATCGCGGCCATTATCGGGGCGGGCATTTTCTCGACTATCGGCCAGGCTAGCCTCAACGGCGGGCCGGCGGTGTCGCTGCTGTTTGTGTTTACGGCGGTGGCCTGCGCGTTTTCGGCGCTCTGCTACGCGCAGTTTGCGGCGACTATTCCGGTGAGCGGCTCGGCCTATACCTACGCCTACACCTCCTTTGGCGAGCTGGCGGCCTGGATTATCGGCTGGGCGCTCATCATGGAATACGCGGTGGGCAACATCGTGGTAGCCATTTCGTGGAGCGACTATTTCACCGGCCTGCTCGATGGCATCGGGCTGCATATTCCGCGCTGGCTCACGATGGGCACCCAGAGCGCGCACGCTGGCTACGAGGCCGTTATGGGGCTTATGCAGGCCGGCAAGCCCCTGGCGGCGGCCACGCCTGCCCAACTCGATGCCTACTACGCCTGGGCCCAGGCGCCCGAGCTGCCCGGCGGCTTCCGGCTGGTGGTCGATTTGCCCGCTTTCCTCATCACGGTGGCCATCACGGCGCTGGTGTACGTGGGCATCAAGGAAAGTAAGAACGTGTCTAACCTGTTGGTAGCTTTAAAACTAGCCGTGGTGGCCATCGTGATTGCGGTGGGCGTTTTCTACGTGCAGCCGGCCAACTGGCATCCTTTTGCTCCAAATGGCATTGGCGGCGTGCTGAAAAGCGTGTCGGCCGTGTTTTTTGCCTACATCGGTTTCGACGCCATCTCGACCACCGCCGAAGAGTGCAAAAACCCCCAGCGCGACCTGCCCAAGGCGATGATGTACGCGCTCATTATCTGCACGGTGCTCTACGTGTTTATCACGATGGTGCTCACGGGCATGGTGAATTACAAAGAGCTAGGGGTGGGCGACCCACTGTCGTTCGTGTTTGCCAAGGTGGGCCTGACCTGGTTTTCCAAAATCGTGGCCGTGAGCGCCGTGTTTGCCATGACCTCGGTGCTGCTGGTGTTTCAACTGGGGCAGCCGCGCATCTGGCTCACCATGAGCCGCGATGGGCTGCTGCCGCCCGTGTTTGCCAAGGTGCACCCCACCTTTCACACGCCTTCGTTCAGCACCATCGTCACGGGTATTTTCGTGGGCGTGCCGGCCTTGTTTCTGAACATGGACCTAGTGGTGGACCTCACCAGCATCGGCACGCTGTTCGCCTTTGCGCTGGTGTGCGGCGGCATCCTCATCATTGACCCCTACGGCAAGTCCGATGCCCGCTTCACGGTGCCCTACATCAGCGGGCGCTGGCTGGTGCCGCTGCTGCTGCTGGCGGCCGGCTGGCTGCTGTGGCGCTACGACCACGACACGATTGTGAAGCTCATCGAGGACGTAAACGGCAGCACCGCCGCCCGCTCGGGCGAAGGCTACTACAGCGTCTTCCGCCACCAAATTCCGTACCTCGTGTTCATTCTGGCGTCGCTGGCCATCGCGGTGGTCACGTTCCAGAAGAAGCTCTCGCTGCTGCCGGTGCTGGGCCTGCTCACCAATCTGTATTTGATGACGCAGCTCGGCATTAACAACTGGACGATGTTCCTCATCTGGCTGCTCATCGGGCTAGCCATCTACTTCGGCTACGGCTACAAGCATTCCAAGCTAAATAAATCGGCCGCTTAG
- a CDS encoding mechanosensitive ion channel family protein — protein MEIPAFLHREVIGNELLDYLLAAIIMLLGAALNRLLSRLLSKGLFRLTKRYTAGVSESELHDLLIQPLGALLFLVSFYLAFSVLRYPMPPLAVKGVEPWPKVALLGLFHLGVIATVVWVIMRLVDFALLVVQRRAELVTTAGTRRLDSQFLPFAKDLLKVFIVVIGLLVALGQVFGVNVTALIGGLGIGGLAVAFAAKESLENLLASFTIFLDQPFGVGDLVTAGSVSGTVEKIGFRSTRLRTAEKSYLTVPNKSMIDKPLDNLSLRTARRVGFTLYFDQKTTSDQLQAIIREAVAAMKEHPLVTDDVQMKFNAISPAGKEVTVQYFVETSSYDEYLDVKESLNYRLIEAVEHQGGSFALATPAPVAATA, from the coding sequence ATGGAAATTCCTGCTTTTTTACACCGCGAGGTAATCGGCAACGAGTTGCTGGATTATCTGCTTGCGGCCATTATTATGCTGCTAGGGGCCGCGCTCAACCGGCTACTGTCGCGCCTGCTGAGCAAAGGCTTGTTTCGGCTTACCAAGCGCTACACGGCCGGCGTCTCGGAGAGCGAGCTGCACGACCTGCTGATTCAGCCGCTGGGCGCGCTGTTATTCCTGGTTTCTTTTTATTTGGCCTTCAGTGTATTGCGCTATCCTATGCCGCCGCTGGCAGTGAAAGGCGTGGAGCCTTGGCCGAAAGTGGCGTTGCTAGGCCTTTTTCATCTGGGGGTGATTGCGACGGTGGTGTGGGTAATTATGCGGCTGGTCGATTTTGCTTTGCTGGTAGTGCAGCGCCGGGCCGAGTTGGTTACCACGGCCGGCACCCGGCGGCTCGACAGCCAGTTTCTGCCTTTTGCTAAAGACTTACTGAAGGTTTTTATAGTAGTTATCGGCCTGCTGGTGGCGCTGGGGCAGGTATTTGGGGTGAATGTGACGGCCCTGATTGGCGGCCTGGGCATTGGCGGGCTAGCGGTGGCTTTTGCGGCCAAGGAAAGCCTGGAAAACCTGCTGGCCTCGTTTACCATTTTTCTTGACCAGCCTTTTGGAGTGGGCGACCTCGTGACGGCGGGCTCGGTAAGCGGCACGGTGGAGAAAATCGGCTTTCGCAGCACCCGCCTGCGCACGGCCGAAAAAAGCTACCTCACGGTGCCCAACAAGAGCATGATTGACAAGCCGTTGGATAACCTGAGCCTGCGCACGGCGCGGCGGGTGGGCTTCACGCTTTATTTTGACCAGAAAACGACCAGCGACCAGCTGCAAGCCATTATCCGAGAGGCGGTGGCGGCGATGAAAGAACATCCGCTCGTGACCGACGATGTGCAGATGAAATTCAACGCCATCTCGCCCGCCGGCAAGGAGGTAACGGTGCAATACTTCGTAGAAACGAGCAGCTACGACGAATACCTCGATGTGAAAGAGTCGCTGAACTACCGCTTAATCGAGGCCGTCGAGCACCAGGGCGGTAGCTTTGCCCTGGCTACGCCAGCACCCGTGGCCGCTACGGCCTAA
- a CDS encoding GAF domain-containing protein, which yields MSETLFLTPGLPKAGRYAELHPQLEALTAGETDRTANLANTAAALRQAFGFFWVGFYLVQGEELVLGPFQGPIACTRIRRGRGVCGASWAEARTVLVPDVEAFPGHIACSSDSKSEIVVPVFKDGRVVAVLDVDSDRLADFDEADQAGLEQLMQLAATWF from the coding sequence ATGTCCGAAACGCTGTTTTTGACGCCGGGCCTGCCCAAGGCCGGCCGCTACGCCGAGCTGCATCCCCAACTCGAAGCCCTCACGGCCGGCGAAACTGACCGCACGGCCAACCTGGCTAATACGGCCGCCGCGTTGCGGCAGGCGTTCGGGTTTTTCTGGGTGGGTTTCTACCTGGTGCAAGGCGAGGAGCTGGTACTGGGGCCCTTTCAGGGGCCGATAGCCTGCACACGCATCCGGCGCGGGCGCGGCGTGTGCGGCGCGAGCTGGGCCGAGGCGCGCACCGTGCTGGTGCCCGATGTGGAGGCTTTTCCGGGCCATATTGCGTGCAGCTCTGACTCAAAATCGGAAATCGTGGTGCCGGTTTTTAAAGACGGCCGGGTAGTGGCCGTGCTCGACGTGGACAGCGACCGGCTAGCCGACTTCGACGAAGCCGACCAGGCCGGGCTGGAGCAATTGATGCAACTGGCCGCCACTTGGTTTTGA
- a CDS encoding lipocalin family protein: protein MMRLPLALLLTLFLSACSSFKPVPTIRFNPTTTRADLPHEEAVHPKNSLEWWYLTGHLRDEASGEEFGVEYVFFHFNLKDGRDDYQMVNVAITDPQGQKFNYDYQLDKLPRLLTDSLPVRLRDHKAGQTWTFNGQEGTYQFQAVLTGKTNAGYALNLSTTPTKPVLLHGGTGYENYGQGILAGYYSYPRLATTGTLTVGGQVHQVSGELWYDRQWNCTSIVSKGVGWDWLSIQLDQPREELMLNTLRNTETNQTLNNGSFFSASNENVHLSGNDFTLTPLTYWTSPHSKKKYPAKWRVQVPGQGYDLVVEPLVPDQELGLRFFHAFTMYYWEGMCKVTGTHRGQPVTGKAYVEITNRQAEAAQRAPADAASPAAPASTR, encoded by the coding sequence ATGATGCGCCTACCCCTAGCCCTGCTGCTGACGCTTTTTTTATCGGCCTGCTCTTCGTTTAAGCCGGTGCCGACCATCCGCTTTAATCCCACCACTACCCGCGCCGACCTGCCCCATGAGGAGGCCGTGCACCCCAAAAACTCGCTGGAGTGGTGGTACCTCACCGGCCACCTGCGCGACGAGGCTAGCGGCGAAGAGTTTGGCGTGGAATACGTCTTTTTTCACTTCAATCTGAAGGATGGCCGCGATGATTACCAGATGGTGAACGTGGCCATTACCGACCCCCAGGGCCAGAAATTCAACTACGACTACCAGCTCGACAAGCTGCCACGCCTGCTCACCGACTCGCTGCCCGTGCGCCTGCGCGACCACAAGGCCGGGCAGACCTGGACCTTCAACGGCCAGGAAGGCACCTACCAGTTTCAGGCCGTCCTCACCGGCAAAACCAACGCCGGCTACGCCCTCAACCTCAGCACCACGCCCACCAAGCCGGTGCTGCTGCACGGCGGCACGGGTTACGAAAACTACGGCCAGGGCATTTTGGCGGGCTACTACTCCTACCCAAGGCTAGCCACCACCGGCACGCTCACGGTGGGCGGCCAGGTGCACCAGGTAAGCGGCGAGCTGTGGTACGACCGCCAGTGGAACTGCACCAGCATCGTGAGCAAAGGCGTGGGCTGGGACTGGCTCAGCATCCAGCTCGACCAGCCCCGCGAGGAGCTGATGCTTAATACGCTGCGCAACACCGAAACCAACCAGACGCTCAACAACGGCTCGTTTTTCAGCGCCAGCAATGAAAACGTGCACCTGAGCGGCAACGACTTCACGCTCACGCCCCTCACCTACTGGACCAGCCCGCACTCCAAGAAGAAATACCCGGCCAAATGGCGCGTGCAGGTGCCGGGCCAGGGCTACGACCTCGTGGTAGAGCCCCTCGTGCCCGACCAGGAACTGGGCCTGCGCTTCTTCCACGCCTTCACCATGTACTACTGGGAAGGCATGTGCAAGGTCACGGGCACCCACCGCGGCCAGCCCGTGACGGGCAAGGCCTACGTGGAAATCACCAACCGCCAGGCCGAGGCCGCCCAGCGCGCGCCTGCCGATGCGGCCAGCCCAGCGGCCCCGGCCAGCACCCGCTAG
- a CDS encoding helix-turn-helix transcriptional regulator: protein MKPLHSRVEAEQLDRAAAMLKVLSHPKRLAIVDLLGKSKTKDHQMSVTEIYQALDIPQAIASQHLITLKDRGVLKSSKVGTKIYYSLAVPELLKIIDTLESYSGRI, encoded by the coding sequence ATGAAACCATTGCACAGCCGCGTCGAAGCGGAGCAGCTGGACCGCGCAGCCGCTATGCTTAAAGTGCTCTCGCACCCCAAGCGCCTGGCTATTGTCGACCTGCTCGGCAAAAGCAAAACCAAGGACCACCAGATGTCGGTTACTGAAATTTATCAGGCCCTCGACATTCCCCAAGCTATTGCTTCGCAGCACCTTATTACGCTCAAAGACCGTGGCGTGCTGAAGTCGAGCAAAGTAGGCACCAAGATTTACTACTCGTTGGCCGTACCAGAACTGCTCAAAATCATCGACACGCTGGAATCATACTCCGGCCGTATCTAA
- the chrA gene encoding chromate efflux transporter — protein sequence MPDQLPARPDLSVPLVPLRRAGRRMRRTRNFIFLKDVAALACTAFGGPQAHLAMMFRLLVNKRRYLTAAELLELQALCALLPGPTSTQTMTAIGFRLGGPNLAYLTLFIWCLPAVTIMTLAGLLLTHFDTAFTARLVQFVQPVAVGFVAFSAYRIAEKVIQTKTAVALMAIAAMVAYFFQLPGVLPLLLLAGGAVTTLRYRKHAIVPNKKPIRVEWANGALWLGTFLVAAVLGHYTRLLPVRLFENFYRNGSLVFGGGQVLAPLLFAEFVEYKHYLTGPEFLSGLGLVQALPGPNFSFASYIGALAMRPVGGPAAQLLGAAVGAVGIFLPGTFLIFFVIRFWDSLRQYRVVKASLEGVNAVSAGLVCAAALLLYHPLPDRLLALPGSWATAHGVALPLNPLLVGLTFLLLLWEKVPSVAIVGAALLAGALLKG from the coding sequence GTGCCCGACCAATTGCCTGCCCGCCCCGATTTATCCGTGCCGCTGGTGCCGCTGCGCCGGGCGGGCCGCCGGATGCGCCGCACCCGCAATTTTATCTTCCTCAAGGATGTAGCCGCGCTGGCCTGCACGGCCTTCGGCGGGCCGCAGGCGCACCTGGCCATGATGTTTCGGCTGCTGGTGAATAAGCGCCGCTACCTCACCGCCGCCGAGCTGCTGGAGCTGCAGGCACTGTGCGCGCTGCTGCCCGGCCCCACCTCCACCCAGACCATGACGGCCATCGGCTTTCGGCTGGGGGGGCCAAATCTGGCCTACCTCACGCTGTTTATCTGGTGCCTGCCGGCCGTCACAATAATGACCCTGGCGGGGCTGCTGCTCACGCACTTCGACACGGCGTTTACGGCGCGGCTGGTGCAGTTTGTGCAGCCCGTAGCAGTAGGCTTCGTGGCGTTTTCGGCTTATCGCATCGCCGAAAAGGTTATTCAAACCAAAACCGCGGTGGCCCTGATGGCAATAGCGGCGATGGTGGCGTACTTCTTCCAACTGCCGGGCGTGCTGCCGCTGCTGCTGCTGGCGGGCGGCGCCGTGACCACCCTGCGCTACCGCAAGCACGCCATCGTGCCCAATAAAAAACCCATTCGGGTGGAATGGGCCAACGGGGCGCTGTGGCTAGGTACCTTTTTGGTGGCGGCCGTGCTGGGGCACTATACCCGGCTGCTGCCGGTGCGGCTGTTCGAGAATTTCTACCGCAACGGCTCGCTCGTATTCGGCGGTGGGCAGGTGCTGGCGCCGCTGCTCTTCGCCGAGTTTGTCGAGTACAAGCACTACCTCACGGGGCCGGAGTTTCTGTCGGGGCTCGGGCTGGTGCAGGCGCTGCCGGGGCCCAACTTCTCGTTTGCCAGCTACATCGGGGCGCTGGCCATGCGGCCGGTGGGCGGCCCGGCGGCCCAGCTGCTGGGCGCGGCGGTGGGTGCGGTGGGCATCTTTTTGCCCGGCACGTTCCTGATATTTTTCGTTATTCGCTTCTGGGACAGCCTGAGGCAGTACCGCGTGGTGAAGGCCTCGCTCGAAGGCGTGAATGCCGTGAGTGCCGGCCTGGTGTGCGCGGCGGCGCTGCTGCTCTACCACCCGCTGCCCGACCGCCTGCTGGCGCTGCCCGGCTCCTGGGCCACGGCTCACGGCGTGGCCCTGCCGCTCAACCCGCTGCTGGTGGGCCTCACGTTTTTGCTATTACTCTGGGAAAAAGTGCCGAGCGTGGCCATCGTGGGCGCGGCCCTGCTGGCCGGCGCGCTGCTAAAGGGCTAG
- a CDS encoding isopenicillin N synthase family oxygenase translates to MADNLPDHIPSLDLADFRSGDPARKAKFVQALGDAYESIGFIALKNHGLNDQQTKELYADVQAFFQLPDPAKQSYEVPELAGQRGYISKGKEHAKGRNTGDLKEFYHVGQEVLDENDPVKNDYPANIWPQEVPRFAQSTMKAYRTLEAAGKDVLRAIALYLNLPESYFDDKVQNGNSILRPIHYFPIEDPDAVPADAVRAAEHGDINLITLLMGASADGLQVKRRDGQWISITALPDQIVVNVGDMLQRLTNGVLKSTIHRVVNPPREKMNTSRYSIPFFMHPRSEMSLAALPHLVTEDNPKKEADITAGEFLNERLIELGLKKK, encoded by the coding sequence ATGGCTGATAACCTGCCTGACCACATTCCCTCGCTCGACCTCGCGGATTTCCGCTCGGGCGACCCCGCCCGCAAAGCTAAGTTCGTGCAAGCCCTCGGCGATGCCTACGAAAGCATTGGCTTCATTGCGCTCAAAAACCACGGCCTTAACGACCAGCAAACCAAGGAGCTGTACGCCGACGTGCAGGCGTTTTTTCAGCTGCCCGACCCGGCCAAGCAGTCGTATGAAGTGCCCGAGCTGGCCGGCCAGCGCGGCTACATCAGCAAGGGCAAGGAGCACGCCAAGGGCCGCAACACCGGCGACCTGAAGGAGTTTTACCACGTAGGCCAGGAAGTGCTCGACGAGAACGACCCGGTGAAAAACGACTACCCGGCCAACATCTGGCCCCAGGAGGTGCCCCGCTTCGCGCAAAGCACCATGAAGGCCTACCGCACCCTGGAAGCCGCCGGCAAAGACGTGCTGCGCGCCATTGCCTTGTACCTGAACCTGCCCGAAAGCTACTTCGACGACAAGGTGCAGAATGGCAACAGCATCCTGCGCCCCATTCACTACTTCCCCATCGAAGACCCCGACGCGGTGCCCGCCGATGCCGTGCGCGCCGCCGAGCACGGCGACATTAACCTCATTACCCTGCTGATGGGGGCCAGCGCCGACGGCCTGCAAGTGAAGCGCCGCGACGGCCAGTGGATTAGCATCACGGCTCTGCCCGACCAGATTGTGGTGAACGTGGGCGATATGCTGCAGCGCCTCACCAACGGCGTGCTCAAGAGCACCATTCACCGCGTGGTGAACCCGCCCCGCGAAAAAATGAACACCTCGCGCTACAGCATCCCGTTCTTCATGCACCCGCGCTCGGAGATGAGCCTGGCCGCCCTGCCGCACCTCGTGACCGAGGACAACCCCAAAAAGGAAGCTGACATCACGGCCGGTGAATTTCTAAACGAGCGCCTCATCGAGCTGGGGCTCAAGAAGAAGTAA
- a CDS encoding NAD(P)/FAD-dependent oxidoreductase: protein MHDATAAAAEPLVIMGAGLVGSLLALYLARRGHPVQVFERLPDPRRQGLLGGRSINLALSDRGWRGLAGVGVADDIRQVGIPMYRRVMHDGQGNLTFQPYGQENQAIYSINRGSLNCTLLDLAEKEAGVQITFGQKLTQLDLPGRRLHLQDVASGHEHDVAYERLFGADGAFSAVRAALQRTDRTDYSQQYLEYGYKELTIAAGAGGAWQLEKNALHIWPRGNFLMIALPNLDGSFNATLFFPYEGDKSFAALQTPADVASFFAATFPDAVPLMPQLTDEFFDHPTGSLVTIRCFPWAYRDTVLLLGDAAHAIVPFYGQGMNAGFEDCTVLNQLLEQHGEANWDRVMDEFEHQRKPNTDAMADLALYNFVEMRDRVADPRFLLQKKIESKIAAQFPGQWVPLYSRVTFSPDTSYAEAWAAGQRQEAIMARLMPHIQVEADYEKPEVQEQVQRELAGR from the coding sequence ATGCACGATGCAACTGCCGCCGCCGCCGAGCCGCTGGTAATTATGGGCGCCGGCCTGGTGGGCTCGCTGCTGGCGCTGTACCTGGCGCGGCGCGGCCACCCGGTGCAGGTGTTTGAGCGGCTGCCCGACCCGCGCCGACAGGGCCTGCTGGGGGGGCGCTCCATCAACCTGGCTTTGAGCGACCGGGGCTGGCGGGGGCTAGCCGGCGTGGGCGTGGCCGATGATATTCGGCAGGTAGGTATTCCGATGTACCGGCGCGTGATGCACGACGGTCAAGGCAACCTGACGTTTCAGCCCTACGGGCAGGAAAATCAGGCCATTTACTCCATCAACCGAGGTAGCCTCAACTGCACGCTGCTCGACCTGGCCGAGAAAGAAGCGGGCGTGCAAATCACCTTCGGCCAAAAGCTGACCCAGCTCGACCTGCCCGGCCGCCGCCTGCACTTGCAGGATGTGGCGAGCGGCCACGAGCACGACGTGGCCTACGAGCGGCTCTTTGGGGCCGATGGGGCGTTCTCGGCGGTGCGCGCGGCCTTGCAGCGCACCGACCGCACCGACTACTCGCAGCAATATCTGGAGTATGGCTACAAGGAGCTAACCATTGCGGCGGGGGCTGGCGGCGCGTGGCAGCTGGAGAAAAACGCGCTGCATATCTGGCCCCGGGGCAACTTTCTGATGATTGCGCTGCCCAACCTCGACGGCTCGTTCAACGCTACGCTGTTCTTTCCTTACGAGGGGGACAAATCGTTTGCGGCGCTCCAGACGCCGGCCGACGTGGCTAGCTTCTTCGCCGCCACCTTCCCCGACGCGGTGCCGCTGATGCCGCAGCTCACCGACGAGTTTTTTGACCATCCTACCGGCTCGCTCGTCACTATCCGCTGCTTTCCGTGGGCCTACCGCGACACGGTGCTGCTGCTCGGCGATGCCGCGCACGCCATCGTGCCGTTCTACGGCCAGGGCATGAACGCGGGCTTTGAGGATTGCACCGTGCTCAATCAGCTATTAGAACAGCACGGCGAGGCCAACTGGGACCGGGTGATGGACGAGTTTGAGCACCAGCGCAAGCCCAACACCGACGCGATGGCCGACCTCGCACTCTACAACTTCGTGGAGATGCGCGACCGCGTGGCCGACCCGCGCTTCTTGCTGCAAAAGAAAATCGAGAGCAAAATCGCGGCGCAGTTTCCCGGCCAGTGGGTGCCGCTGTATTCGCGCGTCACGTTCTCACCCGATACCTCTTATGCCGAGGCCTGGGCCGCCGGCCAGCGCCAGGAAGCCATTATGGCTAGGCTCATGCCGCACATTCAGGTCGAGGCTGACTACGAAAAGCCCGAGGTGCAGGAGCAGGTGCAGCGGGAGCTGGCAGGCAGATAA